From the genome of Niabella agricola, one region includes:
- a CDS encoding isoaspartyl peptidase/L-asparaginase family protein has translation MINRKRFLQLGLLSGVTSLFLKHSGGQVVTQNGPVVISTWDAGLAANKGAWEVLSKGGSALDAVENGVKITEASQNCCVGLGANPDRDGFVTLDASIMDHQFNCGSVGFLERIKHPISVARRVMEKTPHVMLVGSGAQQFAVAEGFPLEPQELSEDAQKAYKKWLENSKYEPAINRENKGHGPFAPERFDNGEWNHDTIGMLAMDAAGNLSGSCTTSGMGFKMRGRLGDSPIIGAGLFVDNEAGACVATGQGEDVIRVAGSHSVVEMMRQGYGPEVACRKIIERIVKIKKADAQKIQVAFIAINKNGVVGAYAIHKGFNYAIKTKTKEVLVDANYYFTNGK, from the coding sequence ATGATCAACAGGAAGCGTTTTCTTCAGCTTGGGCTCCTTTCCGGAGTAACCTCTTTATTTCTGAAACACAGTGGCGGACAGGTGGTGACTCAAAACGGACCGGTGGTCATATCTACCTGGGATGCGGGCTTGGCCGCCAATAAAGGGGCCTGGGAGGTGCTCTCAAAGGGGGGGAGCGCCCTGGATGCGGTAGAGAACGGTGTAAAAATAACAGAGGCTTCGCAAAATTGTTGTGTGGGACTGGGCGCCAATCCAGACAGGGATGGTTTTGTGACCCTCGATGCCAGCATTATGGATCATCAGTTCAATTGCGGCAGTGTGGGTTTCCTGGAGCGGATCAAACATCCGATTTCTGTGGCTCGCAGGGTGATGGAAAAAACACCGCATGTAATGCTTGTAGGTAGCGGGGCGCAGCAGTTTGCCGTGGCGGAGGGATTTCCACTGGAACCGCAGGAGCTGTCGGAGGATGCACAGAAAGCGTATAAGAAATGGCTGGAGAACTCCAAATACGAACCGGCCATTAACCGCGAAAATAAAGGCCATGGCCCTTTTGCGCCCGAACGGTTCGACAACGGCGAATGGAATCACGACACCATCGGGATGCTGGCCATGGATGCAGCGGGCAATCTCAGTGGCAGCTGTACCACCAGCGGTATGGGTTTTAAAATGCGCGGCCGGCTGGGCGATTCACCCATCATTGGTGCCGGGCTGTTTGTGGATAACGAAGCAGGTGCCTGTGTGGCCACCGGACAGGGTGAGGATGTGATCCGCGTTGCGGGTTCCCATAGTGTGGTAGAAATGATGCGGCAGGGATACGGACCGGAGGTGGCCTGCCGGAAGATCATTGAGCGCATCGTAAAAATTAAAAAAGCAGATGCGCAGAAAATACAGGTGGCATTTATCGCCATCAATAAAAATGGGGTGGTGGGCGCCTATGCCATACATAAGGGGTTTAATTACGCCATCAAAACAAAAACCAAAGAAGTTCTGGTAGATGCGAATTATTATTTTACAAATGGCAAATAG
- a CDS encoding nuclear transport factor 2 family protein, with product MTNIEMIGLFFAAFGNLDHRAMNALYSEDIIYSDPLFGMLEGEAVKDKWEMCVGEIRDFRLTVIKTEEIDHEYATCRWKATWYASRFRKQIVFEAKSFMRFSGGRIIEHSDGFSLTKWIAQAYGWKGQFFGWLNFMKRRVQREYRQRLIAFSNSRLQMQAGDQRRYRSDSFDQ from the coding sequence ATGACGAATATTGAAATGATCGGTTTGTTTTTTGCAGCCTTTGGAAACCTGGATCACCGGGCCATGAATGCCTTGTACAGTGAGGACATCATTTACAGTGATCCACTTTTTGGAATGCTGGAAGGAGAAGCGGTAAAGGATAAATGGGAAATGTGTGTTGGCGAGATCCGGGATTTCCGGTTAACGGTTATCAAAACAGAAGAAATTGATCATGAATATGCAACCTGCCGGTGGAAGGCGACCTGGTACGCCTCCCGGTTCAGAAAGCAAATCGTTTTCGAAGCCAAATCATTTATGCGGTTCTCCGGCGGCCGGATCATTGAGCACAGCGATGGCTTCAGCCTTACCAAATGGATTGCCCAGGCTTACGGATGGAAGGGGCAATTTTTTGGATGGCTCAATTTTATGAAACGGCGGGTGCAAAGGGAATACCGGCAACGGCTGATTGCCTTCTCCAACTCCAGGCTACAGATGCAGGCCGGCGATCAACGCAGGTATCGTTCTGATTCGTTTGATCAATAG
- a CDS encoding DMT family protein gives MIYRTIFLLICSNVFMTLAWYHHLKNENWPLWKAILLSWLIAFFEYCLAVPANRIGQKAGINLFQLKITQEVITLAVFTVYAVAFANNAFHWKYLVSFLLMIGAVYFVFADIK, from the coding sequence ATGATTTACAGAACTATTTTCCTGCTGATTTGCTCTAATGTTTTTATGACATTGGCCTGGTATCATCATCTGAAGAATGAAAACTGGCCCTTGTGGAAGGCGATCCTGCTCAGCTGGCTGATCGCATTCTTTGAGTACTGTTTAGCCGTGCCGGCCAACCGTATCGGGCAGAAAGCCGGCATAAACCTGTTTCAACTAAAGATTACCCAGGAAGTGATCACGCTTGCGGTGTTTACTGTTTATGCTGTTGCGTTTGCCAATAATGCGTTTCACTGGAAATACCTGGTTAGTTTTTTATTGATGATCGGTGCGGTATACTTTGTATTTGCGGATATTAAATGA
- a CDS encoding Gfo/Idh/MocA family oxidoreductase, whose protein sequence is MNRRKFIKNSAASFAAFSIVPSYVLGGRHIAPSDQLTKAIIGVGAMGQGHIAYPGARLVAICDVDKKHLNDALGKSPKGTKTYHDYRELLQDPAIDIVHIATPPHWHGIMSVDAANAGKDVWCEKPMTRTIGEGKRVREVIQQNERMFRLNTWFRFKDNFYGMNTTVKPIKKLVESGLLGWPLKVTVNAATGFNWKFFWIGKTVLDVQPVPQELDYDLWLGPAPFKPYNPHRVHQTFRGYWDYDGGGLGDMGQHYLDPVQYFLGKDHTSPVRIDVDAPEQDPDAAGTWKRIELTYEDGCKIILDGENRDTNAAYIEGPKGKVFNGFRTTIPDLDKKLAALPDPEPQLGDFAQAVKTRQKFALNEDNGFRSSTLVNLAIIAVRLGRSLEFDPVKLEFVNDAAANALMNQPMRGPWSI, encoded by the coding sequence ATGAATCGCAGAAAATTTATTAAGAACAGTGCTGCTTCATTTGCGGCATTTTCCATTGTGCCCTCCTACGTGCTGGGAGGCCGGCATATTGCGCCCAGCGACCAGCTTACAAAGGCAATCATTGGTGTAGGCGCCATGGGGCAGGGCCATATTGCTTATCCCGGTGCGCGCCTGGTCGCCATTTGCGATGTTGACAAAAAGCATCTGAACGATGCCCTGGGCAAATCGCCCAAAGGCACCAAAACCTATCACGATTACCGGGAGCTGCTGCAGGATCCGGCCATCGACATTGTGCATATTGCAACGCCCCCGCACTGGCACGGCATTATGAGTGTGGATGCGGCCAATGCCGGGAAGGATGTATGGTGCGAAAAGCCTATGACCCGTACGATTGGCGAAGGCAAACGCGTACGGGAAGTGATTCAGCAAAATGAACGCATGTTCCGGCTCAATACCTGGTTCCGTTTTAAAGATAATTTTTACGGGATGAATACTACCGTAAAACCTATCAAAAAGCTGGTGGAAAGCGGTTTGTTAGGATGGCCACTGAAAGTAACCGTAAATGCAGCCACCGGTTTTAACTGGAAATTCTTCTGGATCGGGAAAACCGTGCTCGACGTACAGCCCGTACCCCAGGAATTGGATTACGATTTATGGCTGGGCCCCGCACCTTTTAAGCCCTATAACCCGCACCGTGTGCATCAGACCTTCCGTGGCTATTGGGATTATGACGGTGGCGGCCTGGGCGATATGGGACAACATTATCTGGACCCGGTGCAATACTTTTTAGGAAAGGATCATACCAGTCCGGTAAGGATCGATGTTGATGCTCCTGAACAGGACCCCGATGCAGCCGGCACCTGGAAGCGTATTGAACTGACGTATGAAGATGGTTGCAAGATCATCCTGGATGGCGAGAACCGCGATACCAATGCTGCTTATATTGAAGGACCTAAAGGAAAAGTGTTTAACGGCTTCCGTACCACGATCCCCGACCTAGATAAAAAGCTGGCAGCCCTGCCAGATCCGGAACCACAGCTGGGTGACTTTGCACAGGCTGTAAAAACCCGCCAGAAATTTGCATTGAATGAAGACAATGGCTTCCGCTCATCTACCCTGGTGAACCTGGCGATCATTGCCGTGCGCCTGGGGCGTTCGCTGGAATTTGACCCGGTAAAACTGGAATTCGTAAACGATGCCGCAGCCAATGCACTCATGAATCAACCCATGCGCGGACCTTGGTCCATTTGA
- a CDS encoding sodium-translocating pyrophosphatase, which yields MQHLIYLVPLMAIIGLIYTLLKFRWVVKQDAGTPRMKEISNHIAEGAMAFLKAEWKILGYFVVIVAILLGVLANANPHSHWMISVSFVIGAVLSAVAGYIGMRAATFANVRTANAARTSLRKALNVSFGGGAVMGVGVAGLAVLGLGGLYIILKHFFAPDADLNSSEMLTTIEVLTGFSLGAESIALFARVGGGIYTKAADVGADLVGKVEKGIPEDDPRNPATIADNVGDNVGDVAGMGADLFGSYVATVLATIVLGQQINVADGADFLSGYSPVVLPMLIAGTGILFSIIGTFFVKISENAGISTKTVQKALNMGNWGSIILTAVASAGLVYWILPEQMELRGFVFTKNGVLGAIVVGLAVGALMTIITEYYTAMDKRPVNSIIKKSSTGHATNVIGGLAVGMESTFLPILVLAAGIVASYKCAGLYGVSIAAAAMMATTAMQLAIDAFGPIADNAGGIAEMSELPKEVREKTDVLDAVGNTTAATGKGFAIASAALTALALFAAFVGVAGITGIDIYKANVLASLFLGAMIPFIFSALAIRAVGEAAMAMVEEVRRQFRTIPGIMEGKATPEYDKCVAISTEASIKKMVVPGAIAIVSPIIIGFLPGFGAEALGGFLAGATVSGVLLGMFQNNSGGAWDNAKKSFEKGVEINGEMFHKKSDPHKASVTGDTVGDPFKDTSGPSMNILIKLMSIVSLVIAPTLAQVEGNVAKQPVPVKQETTKNTTVASKKIAASFSSVSK from the coding sequence ATGCAACATCTGATCTATTTAGTACCTCTTATGGCCATCATCGGCCTCATTTACACTTTATTAAAATTCCGATGGGTTGTTAAACAAGATGCAGGAACACCAAGAATGAAAGAGATCAGCAATCATATTGCCGAAGGCGCCATGGCTTTCTTAAAGGCTGAATGGAAGATCCTCGGTTATTTTGTGGTGATTGTTGCCATTTTACTGGGCGTACTGGCAAATGCCAACCCACACTCTCACTGGATGATTTCCGTATCCTTTGTTATCGGGGCTGTATTGAGCGCCGTTGCCGGTTATATCGGCATGCGGGCGGCCACTTTTGCTAATGTGCGCACGGCCAATGCTGCCAGAACCAGCCTTCGCAAAGCACTGAATGTTTCTTTCGGCGGCGGTGCCGTAATGGGCGTTGGTGTGGCCGGCCTGGCAGTTTTAGGTTTGGGTGGTTTATATATTATTCTAAAACATTTTTTTGCACCTGATGCCGACCTGAATTCCTCAGAAATGCTGACTACTATTGAAGTTCTCACCGGGTTCTCACTGGGTGCAGAATCCATTGCGCTGTTTGCCCGTGTGGGTGGAGGTATCTATACCAAGGCCGCCGATGTGGGCGCCGACCTGGTTGGTAAAGTAGAAAAAGGCATCCCGGAAGATGATCCCCGTAATCCTGCAACCATTGCCGATAATGTAGGCGATAATGTAGGTGATGTAGCGGGTATGGGTGCCGATCTTTTCGGCTCTTATGTAGCCACCGTACTGGCCACCATCGTTCTCGGACAGCAGATCAATGTAGCTGACGGCGCCGATTTCCTGAGTGGCTATTCCCCGGTTGTGTTGCCCATGCTGATTGCCGGCACCGGAATCCTGTTTTCCATCATCGGAACTTTTTTTGTAAAGATCAGTGAGAACGCAGGCATCAGCACCAAAACGGTTCAGAAAGCATTGAACATGGGCAACTGGGGCTCCATTATATTAACAGCAGTGGCGTCTGCCGGACTGGTTTACTGGATCCTGCCGGAGCAAATGGAACTGCGCGGTTTTGTATTTACAAAAAATGGAGTATTGGGAGCCATTGTAGTGGGGCTTGCTGTAGGTGCTTTAATGACCATCATTACCGAATACTATACGGCGATGGACAAGCGCCCTGTAAACTCTATCATTAAAAAATCTTCCACCGGGCATGCCACCAATGTAATCGGAGGTTTAGCCGTGGGCATGGAGTCCACCTTTTTACCCATTCTGGTTTTAGCCGCCGGTATCGTTGCTTCTTACAAATGTGCTGGTTTATATGGTGTATCTATTGCCGCAGCAGCCATGATGGCTACTACTGCCATGCAGCTGGCCATCGATGCCTTCGGTCCGATTGCTGATAATGCAGGCGGTATTGCCGAGATGAGCGAACTTCCCAAAGAAGTACGTGAAAAAACCGATGTGCTGGATGCTGTTGGAAACACCACTGCTGCCACGGGTAAAGGGTTTGCCATTGCATCTGCAGCCTTAACCGCCCTGGCACTGTTTGCCGCATTTGTTGGGGTTGCCGGCATTACCGGCATCGACATTTATAAAGCCAACGTATTGGCCAGCCTGTTCCTGGGCGCCATGATTCCTTTTATTTTTTCGGCACTGGCCATCCGTGCAGTAGGTGAAGCGGCTATGGCGATGGTAGAAGAAGTAAGACGGCAGTTCCGCACCATTCCCGGAATTATGGAAGGAAAAGCTACCCCTGAATATGACAAGTGCGTTGCCATCTCTACAGAAGCATCTATTAAAAAAATGGTTGTGCCGGGCGCAATCGCAATCGTTTCTCCGATCATCATCGGCTTTTTGCCGGGGTTTGGTGCCGAGGCGCTGGGTGGCTTCCTGGCGGGTGCCACCGTTTCCGGCGTACTGTTGGGGATGTTCCAGAACAACTCCGGCGGAGCCTGGGATAATGCCAAAAAATCATTTGAAAAAGGCGTAGAGATCAATGGGGAAATGTTTCATAAAAAATCAGACCCGCATAAAGCATCCGTAACCGGAGATACCGTGGGTGATCCGTTTAAAGATACTTCCGGCCCATCTATGAACATCCTCATTAAGCTGATGTCGATCGTATCACTGGTAATCGCTCCTACGCTTGCACAGGTAGAGGGAAATGTAGCCAAACAACCGGTACCTGTGAAGCAGGAAACAACCAAAAACACAACGGTTGCTTCTAAGAAGATCGCTGCATCATTTAGCAGTGTTTCAAAATAA
- a CDS encoding beta-N-acetylhexosaminidase has protein sequence MRVILCFVACFTLFSLRAQEVSIIPQPKSLVVKNGRFMLNRSTPIVAISKDDKNIAALFNTYLKSCYGFTLPVVSKGTKGILLTTKSASGDGYTLEADETAIRIAGNSAAGTFYGTQSLIQLLPVEKSNTLSVPTVSITDAPDVAYRGLMLDVGRHYFPVAFVKKYIDYIALHKMNYFHWHLTEDQGWRIEIKKYPKLTRVGAWRNGTIIGNYPGKGNDNKRYGGFYTQAEVKEIVAYAAKRYITVIPEIEMPGHGGGAIAAYPFLSCFPDKPTFDYFPKQSTWSGDKSGKQVQQAWGVYEDVFCAGKESTFKFLEDVLNEVLPLFPSKYVHIGGDECPKKNWEKCPNCQKRIRELGIKGDKEHSPEHYLQSYFIQRMEKFINAKGRQIIGWDEILEGGLAPNATVMSWRGEKGGITAARQKHQVIMTPNSYVYFDYQQSPKEDSVTITNNRNYLPIEKVYNWKVVPDSLTADERPLIWGGQANLWTEYVGNPQKAEYMLFPRMSALSEALWKPKADRNFEDFKKRLEVQKKRYDLWGATYFGK, from the coding sequence ATGCGTGTCATTTTATGTTTTGTTGCTTGTTTCACCCTTTTTAGTCTCCGGGCCCAGGAAGTAAGCATTATCCCCCAGCCGAAGTCCCTTGTGGTAAAAAACGGCCGCTTTATGCTTAACCGCTCTACTCCAATTGTGGCCATATCAAAAGATGATAAAAATATTGCGGCGCTTTTCAATACTTACCTTAAATCCTGTTACGGGTTTACCCTGCCCGTTGTTTCCAAAGGAACAAAAGGCATCCTGTTAACTACAAAATCGGCCTCCGGAGATGGATATACCCTCGAAGCCGATGAAACGGCGATCCGGATCGCCGGCAATTCAGCAGCCGGTACTTTTTACGGAACCCAGTCCCTGATCCAACTGCTGCCGGTTGAAAAAAGCAATACCCTGTCTGTTCCCACAGTATCCATTACGGATGCCCCCGATGTGGCATACCGGGGCCTGATGCTGGATGTAGGACGCCATTACTTCCCTGTAGCATTTGTAAAAAAATACATCGATTATATAGCCCTCCATAAAATGAACTATTTCCACTGGCATCTTACCGAAGATCAGGGATGGAGAATTGAAATCAAAAAATATCCGAAGCTAACCCGTGTTGGCGCCTGGCGCAACGGTACCATTATTGGCAATTATCCCGGTAAAGGAAACGATAACAAGCGCTATGGCGGTTTTTATACCCAGGCGGAGGTGAAAGAAATTGTAGCCTATGCCGCTAAAAGATATATTACGGTAATTCCGGAAATCGAAATGCCGGGGCATGGTGGCGGCGCCATTGCCGCTTATCCTTTTTTGAGCTGCTTCCCGGACAAACCCACTTTTGACTATTTCCCCAAACAAAGCACCTGGTCCGGCGATAAATCCGGGAAACAGGTGCAGCAGGCATGGGGCGTTTATGAAGATGTGTTTTGCGCCGGGAAAGAGAGCACTTTTAAGTTTCTGGAAGATGTGCTGAATGAAGTATTACCACTGTTCCCTTCAAAATATGTGCATATCGGCGGGGATGAGTGCCCCAAAAAGAACTGGGAAAAATGCCCGAACTGCCAGAAAAGAATCCGGGAGCTGGGTATCAAAGGCGATAAAGAGCATAGTCCCGAACATTACCTGCAAAGCTATTTCATTCAGCGGATGGAAAAATTCATCAATGCAAAAGGCCGGCAGATCATTGGCTGGGATGAGATCCTGGAAGGCGGTTTAGCTCCCAACGCCACTGTAATGAGCTGGAGAGGTGAAAAAGGCGGCATCACAGCAGCCCGTCAGAAACACCAGGTGATCATGACCCCGAACAGCTATGTGTATTTCGACTACCAGCAGTCACCCAAAGAAGATTCTGTTACCATTACCAACAACCGCAACTATCTGCCCATTGAAAAAGTATACAACTGGAAGGTGGTTCCCGACAGTCTTACGGCAGACGAACGTCCATTGATCTGGGGCGGGCAGGCCAACCTGTGGACGGAATACGTCGGCAATCCACAAAAAGCGGAATACATGTTGTTTCCCAGGATGAGCGCGTTAAGCGAGGCCTTGTGGAAACCGAAGGCAGACCGTAACTTTGAAGATTTCAAAAAGCGGCTGGAGGTCCAGAAGAAGCGCTACGACCTTTGGGGCGCCACTTATTTTGGCAAATAA
- the nagB gene encoding glucosamine-6-phosphate deaminase, with protein sequence MPKSQTAKQNHLDTLEKVEVQIFPDLKAGSLAIAKTIASLIREKQKLKQKCVLGLATGSSPKTLYAELVRMHKEEKLSFKNVVTFNLDEYYPISKEAIQSYNRFMQTHLFDHVDINPKNVHIPDGEVKKEDIKASCSAYEQLIEKAGGIDLQILGIGNNGHIGFNEPGSGVYTKTRLINLDNSTRIANSYEFANISEVPRMAVTMGISTILKSKQIILMAWGAGKAKAVKAAVEEDETEHVPASLLQSHPNVTFIVDEPAASELTRLKSPWLTGEVEWTPKLIKKAVINMALHLKKPVLSLTNEDYNEYGLSDLLVEKGNAYEINLEVYYMLRDSITGWPGGKPNAVIPSHPERSTPYPKRVLIFSPHPDDDIISMGGTFQRLHDQGHDVHVGYQTSGNIAVTDEFVTRFLDFAVGFNSIAKIDSDKPSKILAQTRKYVAGKKPNQIDTPTIREIKGLIRRGEASATCRYVGIPDSNIHFMNLPFYETGTIEKKPLGEKDVKITMELLRKIKPQQIYCAGDFADPHGTHLVCFNAVVAALQRLREEGDEWISDCWLWLYKGAWQEWNIEDIEMAIPMSPEQVLKKAVRDLYPPVAKRHGSLPGIG encoded by the coding sequence ATGCCTAAGTCACAAACTGCTAAGCAAAATCATTTAGATACGCTGGAAAAGGTAGAAGTGCAGATCTTCCCGGATCTGAAAGCCGGTTCACTGGCCATTGCAAAGACCATTGCCAGCCTGATCCGCGAAAAACAGAAGTTGAAACAAAAATGTGTGCTTGGCCTGGCTACCGGCTCCAGCCCCAAAACCCTGTATGCGGAGCTGGTACGGATGCACAAAGAGGAAAAACTGAGCTTTAAAAACGTGGTTACATTCAACCTCGACGAATATTATCCCATCAGTAAGGAAGCCATCCAGAGCTACAACCGGTTTATGCAAACGCATTTGTTTGATCATGTAGACATCAATCCCAAAAACGTTCATATCCCCGATGGCGAAGTAAAGAAGGAGGATATTAAAGCCTCCTGCTCCGCATATGAGCAGCTGATTGAAAAAGCCGGAGGTATCGACCTGCAGATCCTGGGCATTGGCAATAACGGGCATATCGGTTTCAATGAGCCCGGGTCCGGTGTTTATACAAAGACCCGTTTGATCAACCTCGACAATTCCACCCGGATCGCCAACTCCTACGAATTTGCCAATATCTCCGAAGTACCGCGCATGGCAGTTACCATGGGCATCAGCACGATATTGAAATCAAAGCAGATCATCCTGATGGCCTGGGGCGCCGGAAAAGCAAAGGCGGTAAAGGCCGCTGTGGAAGAGGATGAAACCGAACACGTGCCGGCATCCCTGCTGCAAAGCCATCCTAATGTAACCTTTATCGTAGACGAGCCCGCAGCATCGGAGCTAACCCGCCTGAAGTCGCCCTGGCTGACCGGGGAAGTAGAATGGACCCCCAAACTGATTAAAAAAGCCGTGATCAACATGGCACTGCACCTGAAAAAGCCGGTGCTTTCCCTAACCAATGAAGATTATAATGAGTATGGCCTGAGCGACCTGCTGGTAGAGAAAGGCAATGCTTATGAAATCAACCTGGAAGTATATTATATGCTGCGCGACAGCATTACCGGCTGGCCCGGCGGAAAGCCCAATGCGGTCATTCCATCGCATCCCGAGCGCTCGACACCCTACCCCAAGCGGGTGCTGATCTTTTCTCCGCACCCGGATGATGACATCATCAGTATGGGTGGTACCTTTCAGCGTTTGCACGACCAGGGGCATGACGTACATGTAGGCTATCAAACCTCCGGCAACATCGCGGTAACCGATGAGTTTGTAACCCGCTTCCTGGATTTTGCAGTGGGCTTTAACAGCATTGCAAAGATTGACTCCGACAAACCATCAAAGATCCTTGCGCAAACACGTAAATATGTGGCCGGGAAAAAACCAAACCAGATCGATACGCCCACGATCCGGGAGATCAAGGGATTGATCCGCCGGGGTGAAGCCAGTGCCACCTGCCGTTATGTAGGCATCCCCGACAGCAATATTCATTTTATGAACCTGCCTTTTTATGAAACAGGCACCATCGAAAAGAAACCCCTTGGCGAAAAAGACGTCAAGATCACGATGGAATTGCTGCGCAAAATAAAACCACAACAAATCTACTGCGCAGGCGATTTTGCTGACCCGCATGGCACACACCTGGTATGTTTCAATGCCGTGGTTGCAGCCTTGCAACGGCTCCGTGAGGAAGGCGATGAATGGATCAGCGACTGCTGGTTATGGTTGTACAAAGGTGCCTGGCAGGAATGGAATATTGAAGACATTGAGATGGCCATTCCGATGAGCCCCGAACAGGTATTGAAAAAAGCGGTTCGGGATCTTTATCCACCAGTCGCAAAAAGACATGGTTCCCTTCCAGGGATCGGATAA
- a CDS encoding copper homeostasis protein CutC yields MAHIYNDFTIEIATTDFESTKNAVAGGADRIELCANLGEGGTTQSYGVIKTCREKFDLPIYPIIRVRGGDFLYTDDEFECMLTDAINCKALDCDGVVIGFLKADGTIDTNRTARIVEAVYPLGVTFHRAFDRCKDPLEALEQIIQTGCERILTSGQQITAIQGAPLIRQLNEQAAGRIIIMPGSGVRADNVKTLAADTGCTQFHSSLREMIPSKMKFSTPAFVNDAESIGHSGVNPIAVAAFKKALN; encoded by the coding sequence ATGGCACATATATATAATGACTTCACCATTGAGATTGCTACCACCGATTTTGAATCAACAAAGAATGCTGTTGCCGGTGGGGCCGATCGTATTGAGCTTTGTGCCAATCTGGGTGAAGGTGGTACAACCCAGTCGTACGGCGTGATCAAAACCTGCCGCGAAAAATTTGATCTGCCTATTTATCCCATTATACGGGTAAGAGGGGGCGATTTTTTATATACGGATGATGAGTTTGAATGCATGCTTACGGATGCGATCAACTGCAAAGCGCTGGATTGTGACGGGGTGGTGATCGGTTTTTTAAAAGCCGATGGAACGATTGATACAAATCGTACAGCAAGGATCGTTGAGGCCGTTTATCCCCTGGGCGTTACCTTTCACCGGGCATTCGACCGGTGCAAAGACCCGCTGGAGGCCCTGGAACAGATCATTCAAACAGGATGCGAACGGATCCTTACCAGCGGACAACAGATCACGGCGATACAGGGCGCGCCCCTCATCCGTCAGCTGAATGAGCAGGCAGCCGGCCGGATCATTATTATGCCCGGCAGCGGGGTTCGTGCCGATAATGTAAAAACACTTGCGGCTGACACCGGTTGTACCCAGTTTCACAGTTCGCTCCGGGAAATGATTCCCTCAAAAATGAAATTCAGCACACCGGCTTTTGTAAATGATGCGGAAAGCATCGGTCATTCCGGTGTTAACCCTATTGCTGTTGCGGCTTTTAAAAAAGCACTGAACTAA